One genomic region from Candidatus Nitrosopumilus koreensis AR1 encodes:
- the twy1 gene encoding 4-demethylwyosine synthase TYW1, which yields MSCSGEVVDNEEQLIQIKPAISEQLKKAKYGVSDHSTVELCHWTKKSFKHEGSCYKHKFYGISTHRCMEFSPAGMHCENRCVYCWRPMEFYDSLEMKPEQVAEPKEILTKLMAERKKLINGYYGDSRNDKQRLDESLLPSHYAISLSGEPTMYPKLPELIKYLNSLEATKSIFLVTNGQEPDMIQRLQDEDALPTQLYLSTNAADYESFLKINKPKYDDSWERWNRTLGMLKHLNTRTVLRITLIRNYNDQKEMIPAFAKMFKESSPHFIEIKSYMHIGRSTNRLEHSNMLEMEEVKKFSEQVAKQSQIFSVMDESFVSRISILQNNKRFIDRWIPAYANTN from the coding sequence ATGAGTTGTTCAGGTGAAGTAGTTGATAATGAAGAACAATTAATTCAAATCAAGCCTGCAATATCTGAACAACTAAAGAAAGCAAAGTATGGTGTTTCTGATCATTCAACTGTAGAACTATGTCACTGGACAAAAAAATCATTCAAGCATGAAGGTAGTTGCTACAAACACAAGTTTTATGGGATTTCGACTCATCGATGTATGGAATTTTCACCAGCAGGAATGCATTGTGAGAATCGTTGTGTTTATTGTTGGAGGCCAATGGAGTTTTATGATTCGCTAGAAATGAAACCAGAACAAGTTGCAGAGCCTAAAGAAATTCTAACTAAACTAATGGCTGAAAGAAAAAAATTGATCAATGGATATTATGGAGATTCAAGAAATGACAAACAAAGATTAGATGAATCATTACTTCCCAGTCATTATGCTATTTCACTTTCAGGAGAACCTACAATGTATCCTAAATTACCAGAATTAATAAAATATCTAAATTCACTTGAAGCAACAAAATCAATTTTTCTTGTTACAAATGGCCAAGAACCAGATATGATTCAGAGACTACAAGACGAAGATGCACTTCCAACACAATTGTATTTATCAACTAATGCAGCAGACTATGAATCATTTTTAAAAATTAACAAACCAAAATATGATGATTCATGGGAAAGATGGAACAGAACACTTGGCATGTTAAAACACCTTAACACTCGAACGGTTCTAAGAATTACGTTGATTAGAAATTACAATGATCAAAAAGAAATGATTCCAGCATTTGCTAAAATGTTTAAAGAATCAAGTCCACATTTCATTGAAATAAAATCTTACATGCACATTGGACGTTCCACTAACAGACTAGAACACTCCAACATGTTAGAAATGGAAGAAGTGAAAAAATTCAGCGAACAAGTTGCAAAACAGAGTCAGATATTTTCAGTAATGGATGAAAGTTTTGTTTCAAGAATTTCAATTTTACAAAACAATAAAAGATTTATTGATCGTTGGATTCCAGCTTATGCAAATACCAATTAG
- the rdgB gene encoding RdgB/HAM1 family non-canonical purine NTP pyrophosphatase: MHKSFDIFFVSSNSHKYKEAKNILNSFGIKLGFLKLSLEEIQSNSLKEIAEKKALDAFSKCKKPIIIEDDGLFIDSLNGFPGPYSSYVFKTIGNKGILKLVTTKRKAKFVSIITYCDKKILESFDAKLDGTISKIQKGKGWGYDPIFIPKNSKKTFAEIKCKNELSHRFKALRKFSNWYLHKLESNDQ; encoded by the coding sequence ATGCACAAGTCGTTTGATATTTTTTTTGTATCTTCAAATTCCCATAAATACAAAGAGGCCAAAAATATTCTGAACTCGTTTGGAATAAAGTTAGGTTTTCTTAAATTAAGTTTGGAAGAAATACAATCTAATTCATTAAAAGAAATTGCAGAAAAAAAAGCACTGGATGCATTTTCAAAATGTAAAAAACCGATAATAATTGAAGATGATGGTTTATTCATTGACTCTTTGAATGGATTTCCAGGCCCATACTCATCTTATGTATTCAAAACAATTGGCAACAAAGGAATTCTAAAACTTGTTACAACAAAAAGAAAAGCAAAGTTTGTTTCAATCATTACTTACTGTGACAAAAAAATTTTAGAATCATTTGATGCCAAACTAGATGGGACAATTTCGAAAATTCAAAAGGGTAAAGGTTGGGGATATGATCCAATTTTCATTCCAAAAAATTCTAAAAAAACATTTGCAGAAATAAAATGTAAAAATGAATTATCACACAGATTCAAGGCTTTAAGAAAATTTTCTAATTGGTATTTGCATAAGCTGGAATCCAACGATCAATAA
- a CDS encoding KEOPS complex kinase/ATPase Bud32, with translation MKLIKKGAEADIYQITWQDFRAILKIRKTKNYRNPSLDSKIRKQRTIKESQIISQVKSFGIPTPLVYFVNLENSSIIMQEIPGKPIHDLSESKIIHLSKIIGKLVGMLHKNGIMHGDLTTSNFILYKNTVYVIDFGLSQNTIKPEDHAVDLRLIKEILNSAHAKIMESAWKNFLLGYKSIVGSANYVKITKLVSDIESRGRYAQVV, from the coding sequence ATGAAACTAATCAAGAAAGGAGCTGAGGCAGATATTTATCAAATAACATGGCAAGATTTTCGCGCTATCCTAAAAATTAGAAAAACAAAAAATTATCGTAATCCTTCACTTGATTCAAAAATTCGTAAGCAACGAACAATTAAAGAATCACAAATAATTTCTCAAGTAAAATCATTTGGAATCCCTACACCTCTTGTTTATTTTGTAAACTTGGAAAACTCTTCAATCATTATGCAGGAAATACCGGGAAAGCCCATTCATGATTTATCAGAATCAAAAATTATTCATCTATCAAAAATAATTGGAAAATTAGTCGGCATGCTTCACAAAAATGGCATTATGCATGGAGATCTAACCACCTCGAATTTTATTTTATACAAAAATACTGTATATGTAATTGATTTTGGTTTGTCTCAAAATACAATCAAGCCTGAGGATCATGCTGTTGATTTAAGATTAATCAAAGAAATATTGAATAGTGCTCATGCAAAAATCATGGAATCTGCTTGGAAAAATTTTCTACTTGGATACAAATCAATAGTTGGAAGTGCCAATTATGTGAAAATTACTAAATTAGTATCTGATATAGAAAGTCGTGGTAGGTATGCACAAGTCGTTTGA
- the kae1 gene encoding KEOPS complex N(6)-L-threonylcarbamoyladenine synthase Kae1 — MLGLGIESTAHTFSCAVIEKKGNKGKILSDVRKIFRPADGEGIHPREASRHHIENSSSVLSECLDEANIKINDLDIVSYAAGPGLGPCLRVGAVVARSLASFYKIPIYPVNHALGHIELGKLLTGASNPLVLLVSGGHTMLLAFLNKQWRVFGETLDITLGQLLDQFGRSIGFASPCGKNIEELASTSSNYVTLPYSVKGNDVSFSGLLSATKSVARKNKSDACYSLQETAFAMISEAVERALSFTRKKELMVVGGVAANKRLSEMLQDVCKRHGSKFYVVPLRYAGDCGSQICWTGLLESKVKKGALLKDTFVTQSWRLDTVKVNY; from the coding sequence ATGTTAGGATTAGGAATAGAAAGCACAGCTCATACATTTTCATGTGCAGTTATAGAAAAAAAGGGAAACAAGGGAAAGATTCTCTCAGATGTCCGGAAAATATTTCGTCCTGCGGATGGAGAAGGAATTCATCCTAGAGAGGCCTCACGACATCATATTGAGAACAGTTCATCTGTATTATCTGAATGTCTTGACGAAGCAAATATCAAAATTAATGATTTAGATATTGTATCTTATGCTGCAGGTCCTGGATTAGGACCTTGTTTGCGTGTTGGAGCTGTAGTTGCAAGATCACTGGCTTCATTTTATAAAATTCCAATTTATCCTGTTAATCATGCATTAGGACATATTGAATTGGGAAAATTATTGACTGGTGCAAGTAATCCTTTGGTTCTTTTAGTATCTGGTGGTCATACAATGCTTTTGGCATTTCTAAATAAACAATGGAGGGTATTTGGTGAAACCCTGGATATTACTTTGGGCCAACTGCTTGATCAGTTTGGAAGATCAATAGGTTTTGCATCTCCTTGTGGAAAAAATATAGAAGAATTAGCGTCAACATCTTCAAACTATGTTACATTACCGTATTCAGTAAAGGGAAATGATGTATCATTTTCTGGATTACTTTCAGCAACAAAATCTGTAGCAAGAAAAAATAAATCTGATGCATGCTATTCTCTTCAAGAAACTGCATTTGCAATGATTTCAGAAGCTGTAGAACGTGCTTTATCTTTTACAAGAAAAAAGGAATTAATGGTTGTAGGTGGTGTCGCTGCTAACAAAAGATTATCTGAAATGCTGCAGGATGTGTGTAAGCGCCACGGTTCCAAATTTTATGTTGTTCCATTAAGATATGCTGGCGATTGTGGTAGCCAAATTTGCTGGACTGGTCTTTTAGAATCTAAAGTCAAGAAAGGAGCTTTACTCAAAGATACTTTTGTTACACAATCTTGGAGATTAGATACTGTTAAAGTCAATTACTAG
- a CDS encoding redox-regulated ATPase YchF → MQIGLLGKANVGKSTFFSAATETPVASGNFPFTTIEPNVGVAYVKSDCACKHFKIEHQNELCVKGTRFIPVKLIDVAGLVPGAHEGKGLGNQFLDDARQAEVLIHVVDIAGTTDIQGQPVPPGTHDPLEDVEFVQDEFDQWFADILKREWDKITREIHQKRAKLTDGIAKRFTGLGIKDFQVQDVLQKLGFISRDPKEWNDDDMVSFAKELRKNTKPMIIAANKADLCPDLEIIKKIDGSVIPCSAETELLLRKASKAGIVNYSSGDEGFTIPEGKEIAPPQQKALDLVKTVFEKIPSTGIQKILNTAVFDSLNFIVVYPVEDETKLTNKDGMVLPDTKLLPQDSTAKDLAGLIHADIAKGFLHAIDCKTKQRISGDQKLKNGDVIKIVSTLSRG, encoded by the coding sequence TTGCAAATTGGTTTACTTGGTAAAGCAAATGTTGGAAAATCTACCTTTTTTTCAGCTGCTACTGAGACACCTGTAGCTTCAGGAAATTTTCCATTTACAACAATTGAGCCCAATGTTGGTGTTGCATATGTAAAATCTGATTGTGCTTGTAAACATTTCAAAATTGAACATCAAAATGAATTATGTGTTAAAGGAACTAGATTCATCCCTGTCAAACTCATTGATGTTGCTGGATTGGTTCCTGGAGCCCATGAAGGAAAGGGATTAGGAAATCAATTTCTTGATGATGCAAGACAAGCTGAAGTTTTGATTCACGTTGTTGATATTGCTGGAACTACTGACATTCAAGGACAACCTGTTCCACCAGGAACTCATGATCCTCTTGAAGATGTGGAATTTGTTCAAGATGAATTTGATCAATGGTTTGCTGATATTTTAAAACGTGAGTGGGATAAAATTACTAGAGAAATTCATCAAAAAAGAGCTAAACTTACAGATGGAATTGCAAAACGGTTTACTGGTTTGGGAATTAAAGACTTTCAAGTACAGGATGTTTTGCAAAAACTAGGTTTTATCTCACGAGATCCAAAAGAATGGAATGATGATGACATGGTATCATTTGCAAAAGAACTACGAAAAAATACAAAACCTATGATTATTGCTGCAAACAAAGCTGATTTGTGTCCTGATCTGGAAATTATCAAAAAAATTGATGGTAGTGTTATTCCTTGTAGTGCTGAAACTGAACTGTTACTACGTAAAGCATCAAAAGCTGGTATTGTAAATTACTCTTCTGGAGATGAAGGGTTCACAATTCCTGAAGGAAAAGAGATTGCACCTCCTCAACAAAAAGCTCTTGATTTGGTAAAAACAGTATTTGAAAAAATTCCGTCTACTGGGATTCAAAAAATCTTAAACACCGCCGTATTTGACTCTCTTAACTTTATAGTAGTTTATCCAGTTGAAGATGAGACTAAACTTACCAATAAGGACGGTATGGTTTTACCTGATACTAAATTACTTCCACAAGATTCTACTGCAAAAGACTTGGCAGGATTAATTCATGCTGATATAGCAAAAGGATTCTTGCATGCAATTGACTGTAAAACAAAACAAAGAATCAGTGGTGATCAAAAACTAAAAAATGGTGATGTGATCAAAATTGTTTCAACTCTAAGCAGGGGATAA
- a CDS encoding adenylate kinase family protein produces the protein MSIVITGNPGVGKHTIAKELAQKIQLEIMDINQIAKDSGLFEKNDESNDVDTEKLKEILKEKISNKCIIVGHLAPYVLDKNRVSTVIVLRRNPYDLIKVYKQRGYTEKKSKENASSEILGIITYDAKNQFEEKVVQINVSENEMQDILNKIQASISGNQNSEEIDWLESVTKNNDLKKFFVD, from the coding sequence ATGTCAATAGTCATTACAGGGAACCCAGGGGTTGGAAAACATACCATTGCAAAAGAACTTGCACAAAAAATACAATTAGAAATAATGGATATTAATCAAATAGCAAAAGATTCAGGGTTATTTGAAAAAAATGATGAGTCAAATGATGTTGATACAGAAAAACTCAAAGAAATTCTAAAAGAAAAGATTTCAAATAAATGCATAATTGTAGGCCATTTGGCACCATATGTTCTAGATAAAAATAGAGTCAGTACTGTTATTGTATTGAGACGCAACCCATATGATTTAATCAAAGTCTACAAACAAAGGGGATATACTGAAAAAAAGAGTAAAGAAAATGCCAGCAGTGAAATTTTAGGTATCATTACATATGATGCAAAAAATCAATTTGAAGAAAAAGTTGTGCAAATCAACGTTAGTGAAAATGAAATGCAAGATATTCTAAATAAAATACAGGCATCTATTTCAGGCAATCAGAATTCTGAAGAAATAGATTGGCTTGAGTCAGTTACCAAAAATAATGATTTGAAAAAATTTTTTGTTGATTGA
- the tgtA gene encoding tRNA guanosine(15) transglycosylase TgtA: protein MFEISKTDLAGRIGTIETNHGKIETPAYVPVIHPVKQTIPSKKIKEIGFDIVITNAYITRNNYGDKAIKKGIHEIINYDRGIMTDSGGYQVLEYGDVPVSPTEMANFEEGIMTDFAIPLDKPTGFGLPIKKAEAYVKHTLRVCKQTLENSKDNGQIWIGPIQGGEHFDLVAKSTKGLIKMGYKMLALGSPVEFMESYEYRLLAQMIVAAKKQIPHNIPLHLFGAGHPLTIPFAVALGCDTFDSASYMLYAKQNRYITEDGTRYLSDIAVFPCNCEICSKYTPEELRQLESTEKINELAIHNLYAIKLEVDKVKQAIHEGRLWEYVIKKARAHPKLFEMVEVMTENAEFLKIATPKFKERAIFLFDKEDQYRPEVQSFHEIVREFKSKKKKLLITKESSTKPGYLSHQFVNMAKKLKDFDEIQICQYNPQLGLIPIEISDMFPAAHHETSRMNFDPEEFPEFGKTWHIFFEKNQFSEIRYDKDDEFLKHFVKTLPKKIKKKSFS, encoded by the coding sequence TTGTTTGAGATATCAAAAACAGATTTGGCAGGACGCATAGGTACTATAGAGACAAACCATGGAAAGATTGAAACGCCAGCTTATGTTCCAGTTATTCATCCAGTAAAACAAACAATCCCCTCAAAAAAAATCAAAGAGATTGGTTTTGACATAGTAATCACAAATGCATACATTACAAGAAACAACTATGGAGATAAAGCAATAAAAAAAGGAATTCATGAAATTATAAATTATGATCGAGGAATCATGACAGACTCTGGAGGCTATCAAGTTTTAGAGTACGGAGATGTTCCAGTATCTCCAACAGAGATGGCAAATTTTGAAGAAGGGATTATGACAGACTTTGCAATTCCATTAGACAAACCAACAGGATTTGGACTTCCAATAAAAAAAGCAGAAGCATATGTTAAACATACACTTAGAGTATGTAAACAAACTCTTGAGAATAGCAAAGACAATGGACAGATTTGGATTGGGCCAATTCAAGGAGGAGAACATTTTGATCTTGTTGCAAAATCAACAAAAGGTTTGATCAAGATGGGTTACAAGATGTTGGCTTTAGGAAGTCCAGTTGAGTTCATGGAGTCATACGAATATAGATTATTAGCTCAGATGATTGTAGCAGCAAAAAAACAAATTCCACACAATATACCATTACATCTTTTTGGTGCAGGACATCCATTAACGATTCCATTTGCAGTGGCATTGGGTTGCGATACGTTTGATTCTGCATCATACATGCTGTATGCAAAACAAAACAGGTACATCACAGAAGACGGAACACGGTACTTATCAGATATAGCAGTGTTTCCATGTAATTGTGAGATATGCTCAAAGTATACCCCTGAAGAATTACGACAGTTAGAATCAACAGAGAAAATAAACGAACTTGCAATTCATAATCTGTATGCAATAAAATTAGAAGTTGACAAGGTCAAACAGGCAATACACGAAGGCAGATTATGGGAGTATGTTATAAAAAAAGCAAGGGCACATCCAAAATTATTTGAGATGGTCGAAGTAATGACAGAAAATGCTGAATTTCTAAAAATTGCAACCCCAAAATTCAAGGAAAGAGCAATTTTTCTATTTGACAAAGAAGATCAATACAGACCTGAAGTGCAATCATTTCATGAGATAGTTAGGGAATTCAAATCAAAGAAAAAGAAACTGCTAATCACAAAAGAATCATCAACAAAACCAGGATATCTATCTCATCAATTTGTAAACATGGCAAAAAAACTCAAAGATTTTGATGAAATTCAAATTTGTCAATATAATCCACAATTAGGATTGATTCCAATTGAGATTTCAGATATGTTTCCTGCTGCACATCATGAGACATCAAGAATGAATTTTGATCCTGAAGAATTCCCAGAATTTGGAAAAACATGGCACATATTTTTTGAAAAAAATCAGTTTTCAGAAATTCGATATGATAAGGATGATGAATTTTTAAAACATTTTGTAAAAACATTGCCAAAAAAAATCAAGAAAAAATCTTTTTCGTAA
- a CDS encoding ATP-binding protein, giving the protein MPIAILPDIDEQRCIGCALCVEICTTLGPDVLRVKPVEGWKRGKAFVFYPERCISDGACIGVCPTKSIFWMRPMNYTAGQPVPLHKNGVFINGWAEDAAL; this is encoded by the coding sequence ATGCCAATAGCAATACTTCCAGACATTGATGAACAAAGATGTATCGGATGCGCACTATGTGTAGAAATCTGTACAACACTTGGTCCAGATGTCCTTAGAGTAAAACCAGTTGAAGGCTGGAAGAGAGGTAAAGCATTTGTCTTCTACCCAGAAAGATGTATTTCTGATGGTGCATGCATCGGTGTATGCCCAACAAAATCAATCTTTTGGATGAGACCAATGAATTACACTGCTGGACAACCAGTACCTCTTCACAAAAACGGTGTCTTCATTAACGGTTGGGCCGAAGACGCAGCACTATAA
- a CDS encoding MBL fold metallo-hydrolase: MNVKVLGAANEVGRSGFLVNCNGTNLLLDYGVLFGRRGTPPQYPLHVKPKDLDAIIITHAHLDHSGNVPSLFVSGNTDVYATPPTFDLSKLLIEDMLKIEKNSHPFDIPELNNMMKNAKEIGFRQKVTKGNATFELRESGHVIGGSTVLVESEGKRLFYTGDIKTNGSRMLREMDLDIGEIDMLITESTYAKTEQKPRKESEDELIEFAKEVMDRKGILFIPSFSVERSQEIACILRNANFKHRIIMDGMALKVNEIMFRHPEYLRDPKVFSDAIKGATAITDHAERKRVMEEPCVVISPAGMLVGGNAVFYLQHLAFNDKNGIALVSYQGEGTPGKKLLETGKVSARGKDISVTAQVKQFEFSGHADRNELFDMIKKIKGNPKVLTVHGDSESCDLFAQEIHEKFGLEAHSPAVNEEITV; the protein is encoded by the coding sequence TTGAATGTCAAAGTTTTAGGAGCAGCCAATGAGGTTGGCAGATCAGGTTTTTTAGTAAATTGTAATGGAACAAACCTCCTACTAGATTACGGAGTGTTGTTTGGTAGAAGGGGCACACCACCACAATATCCGCTTCACGTAAAACCCAAGGATTTAGATGCAATAATAATTACACATGCTCACTTAGATCATTCTGGAAATGTTCCATCACTTTTTGTAAGTGGAAATACTGACGTATATGCAACTCCTCCAACATTTGATTTATCAAAATTATTAATTGAAGATATGCTAAAAATTGAAAAAAATTCACATCCATTTGACATACCTGAATTAAACAATATGATGAAAAATGCAAAAGAGATTGGATTTAGGCAAAAGGTAACTAAAGGTAATGCAACGTTTGAGCTAAGAGAATCAGGACACGTGATTGGTGGAAGTACAGTACTAGTAGAATCTGAGGGAAAACGACTATTCTATACGGGAGACATTAAAACAAATGGATCAAGAATGCTTCGAGAGATGGATTTGGATATTGGAGAAATTGACATGTTAATTACTGAAAGTACATACGCCAAAACAGAACAAAAACCAAGAAAAGAGTCCGAAGATGAACTAATAGAATTTGCAAAAGAAGTAATGGACAGAAAAGGCATATTGTTTATTCCATCATTTTCAGTTGAGCGTTCTCAAGAAATTGCATGCATTTTAAGGAATGCAAATTTTAAACATAGAATCATCATGGATGGGATGGCATTAAAAGTAAATGAAATAATGTTTAGACATCCAGAATATCTCCGAGATCCAAAAGTATTTTCTGATGCAATTAAAGGTGCTACTGCAATAACAGATCATGCTGAAAGAAAACGGGTAATGGAAGAACCCTGTGTTGTTATTTCTCCTGCAGGTATGCTAGTTGGTGGAAATGCAGTTTTCTATTTACAGCATCTAGCATTTAATGATAAAAACGGGATTGCTCTTGTTTCATATCAAGGCGAAGGCACTCCAGGCAAAAAATTGTTAGAAACAGGAAAGGTATCAGCTAGAGGAAAAGATATCAGCGTAACTGCACAGGTAAAACAGTTTGAGTTTTCAGGTCATGCAGACAGAAATGAGTTATTTGACATGATAAAAAAAATCAAAGGAAATCCCAAAGTACTCACAGTACACGGAGATTCTGAATCATGTGATTTGTTTGCACAAGAAATACATGAGAAATTTGGATTAGAGGCACACTCTCCTGCAGTAAATGAAGAAATTACTGTATGA
- a CDS encoding DNA glycosylase: MKKLLYDMQVKQPIDVENSINSGQVFLWKKNDKYWYGINGQDVLQVDEYGKIKSLKNYKTDFFRNKDNFDKIIKSISKDKIVKNAVKKYPGLRITKQDPFQCIISFIISSNSNIQKIKNNLENISKRFGERIEYKDQEFFLFPNARILSKASINEIKKCGVGYRAEFIKEAAKIISSEKFKIENLKTDSYSDAKKKMCIIPGIGNKVADCILLFSLDKLEAFPLDRWMIRILEKYYSKKFQLNTKTITEKQYEILHKKIVDYFGPYAGYAQQFLFKMERENYRKKWL; the protein is encoded by the coding sequence ATGAAGAAATTACTGTATGATATGCAAGTCAAACAACCAATAGATGTAGAAAATTCAATAAATAGCGGCCAAGTTTTTCTTTGGAAAAAAAATGACAAGTATTGGTATGGGATCAATGGTCAAGATGTTCTTCAGGTAGACGAATATGGAAAAATAAAATCTCTTAAAAATTATAAAACAGATTTTTTTAGAAATAAAGATAATTTTGATAAAATAATAAAGTCCATTTCAAAAGATAAAATAGTAAAAAATGCTGTAAAAAAATATCCAGGATTAAGAATCACAAAACAAGATCCTTTTCAATGCATAATTTCATTTATTATATCATCTAATTCAAACATCCAAAAAATTAAAAATAATTTAGAAAATATATCAAAGAGATTTGGGGAAAGAATAGAATACAAAGATCAGGAATTTTTTTTATTTCCTAATGCAAGAATACTTTCCAAAGCATCAATAAATGAAATTAAAAAGTGTGGTGTAGGATACCGTGCAGAATTCATAAAAGAAGCTGCAAAAATTATATCCTCTGAAAAATTCAAAATTGAAAACCTAAAAACAGACAGTTATTCTGATGCAAAAAAGAAAATGTGTATCATTCCAGGCATAGGAAACAAGGTAGCAGATTGTATTTTGTTATTTTCTCTTGACAAATTAGAAGCATTTCCATTAGATAGATGGATGATTAGAATTTTAGAAAAATATTATTCAAAAAAATTTCAATTGAACACAAAGACAATTACAGAAAAACAATATGAAATTCTACATAAAAAAATTGTAGATTATTTTGGCCCATATGCAGGATATGCTCAACAATTTCTCTTCAAAATGGAAAGAGAAAACTACAGAAAAAAGTGGCTGTAA
- a CDS encoding cupredoxin domain-containing protein: MSSPTSSHAYGIGLIALIVGMSATVVFYTSFYLPESLAKPSVSEHILNPEKELIIQIVPGAVIEGNENYVPNKAEALLEINNKVIWENHDDTAHTVTPDHRHADTYSGDFGSTGVLKPGDTYEFLFTEPQEVHYHCQPHPWMTGSVIVEKSRF, from the coding sequence ATGAGTAGTCCAACATCAAGTCATGCATATGGTATAGGATTAATTGCATTAATTGTTGGCATGTCTGCAACTGTTGTATTTTACACATCTTTCTACCTTCCAGAATCTTTGGCAAAGCCTTCTGTATCTGAACACATTTTGAATCCTGAAAAAGAACTAATTATACAAATTGTTCCTGGTGCTGTTATAGAAGGTAATGAAAACTACGTTCCAAACAAAGCTGAAGCGTTGTTAGAAATCAATAACAAAGTGATTTGGGAAAATCATGATGATACTGCTCACACTGTGACCCCTGATCATAGGCATGCTGATACGTACAGTGGTGATTTTGGCTCTACTGGTGTTCTAAAACCTGGAGATACCTATGAATTTCTATTTACTGAGCCACAAGAAGTTCATTATCATTGCCAACCTCATCCATGGATGACTGGTTCAGTTATTGTAGAAAAGAGCAGATTCTAG